Sequence from the Ziziphus jujuba cultivar Dongzao chromosome 9, ASM3175591v1 genome:
gatattCATTCTCTCTTTATTTGCAGCTTTACGAGGAGCCGCAACTCTTAAGGCAAGGGCAATGAAAGAAGTGTGGAATATTGCAGCTGTAATACCAGTTGAAAAGGGAATTGGACTTGGGGTTTGTGGTAAAGGCAATAACTGTCATTCTAATAGCAGCAGCAGCTTTAGTGGCGATCTGTGCCCTGCTGCAGATAGTTTTCCTGTGTTCTGTAACCAAGATATCCTAGCCAAGGGTAGCGAACTCCTCAAACGCACCCGCAAAGGTAACATTTTcaatccaatttaatattattctaaGAGCCTCGTCTCACTGGAGGATGAACAGTAACAGAGAGAATTGAtctgtttatatattatatatataatgtggtTTGCAGGAGATTTGCATTGGAAAATTGTGTCTGTTTATATTCACCGAACAGGACAAGTAAGATTTTTACTACAAACAGAATAAATCCAAACGCATATTCAATTTCTTTAATCTTAATTCTCACTTCGATTTTTAATCCTAGGTGATGCTGAAAATGAAAAGCAAACACGTTGCTGGGACtataaccaaaaagaaaaagagtaggCTGCTACTATCCCAACTTGTTATAACATCTGTACAAATACAAAAAGCGTTGGGGGATTTAATGGGCTTTTATGACTTGTTTAATTGGGAGTGCAGATGTAGTACTAGAAGTCTGCAAGGACATGGCAGCATGGCCAGGAAGACACTTATTCGATGGAGGGGAACAGCGTTGTTACTTTGGGTTGAAAACAGAAACACGCGGGATTGTGGAGTTCGAGTGCAAGAACCAGAGGGAATATGATTTATGGACTCAGGGAGTTTCTAGACTTCTCTCTATTGTTGCCGAGAGAAAAAAGCAGGCGTTAAATTGATTTCGCATCTACATCATCGCTATATTGGCATACTAGGTTAAACAAGATTGctcgtttgtttgtttgttggtttgtcttttttttttggggggctaGGATAGGGGGCTAATTGCTTATTACTATGTCTGCCGTGGCTTTCTCTATCTGtaaataaagggaaaaaggtaTAATTCGAATTGAATCCGCGTAGAACCACTAAAAACGAAAGGGAATTTAGGAAGTTCGGGTTCTAAAGACGTTTATTCAATGCACTATTGGTGTGACTTTGCGGTAATTTGCGTTTTTCCAACTCccagacaaaaataaaataaaaataaaagaaataaaacgaGTGGTAAAAGCACAATACgaaatatattcaattttacTTGACACGAATTATTTTGAAGGCACGCAAACGTCAATTGAGACGGGGCACAATACAATTTGCAAGCCAACAAAAATGTTACTATTCCAAGAACTGTTCATCCAAATTCGACGGAATCATAGCTGTCCACGACTTTGACATCtacaactaaaaacaaaaaatctactGCTTTTTAACAATTCGGTGTTTAAccagagagagaagagaaagggAGGGCTGATAAGAGGTACAGATACATGAGTAGCGACAGGCTCAGCTATCAGCAGCTCTGAAAACGGTTAGCAGAGCAAGGAAGAGGTTGACAACATCCAAATACAAGGAGATAGAGGCCCAAATGTATTCGTCGTAAGAATAGCGTTTGATCAAGTTATCGGTGTCGTATATGATGTATCCACAGAATATTATTGATGCCAAACACCCATATACCATCAAGGAGGTTCTACCCAGCGGAAACAGAATCTACAACCACATACATACACAATTGGTATTAGACCCAACGGTTAGAAACCCCAAACGTACAAATAAACAAGATCATTCAAACAACTCAATGAAAATGTTAAAGGGGCAACGAACATATTTGCACCTGAATCATCGAAAAAACAATGAGAACAAGCACAGCTCCAAAAAGGAAAGGTCCAAGGAAGTTGAAATCATGGCCTCTCTTTGCAGCCCAAAATGTGTATAAAGTTAGGCTCACTACCACCACAGCAGTCAGGATTACAGCCTCCAATATTACTTTCCCTGTCACCCATTGATCGAATAAGTTTCAAACtgttaaatactaaaaaaattgtatacCATCATCTGATTAATCTTAACAAATTGGAAATTCCTCGATAAATTGCCACGACATTTCGAAGATAAAGTGTATTTCGGAATTATTAAATGCAGGACTCAAATCACCGATTTCTCGAAACCGCATTACATTCGTCGAATTCCTCTTTCTATCGCTAGTTTAGCATTTTGTCGAACAATTTGCAATGTACGGAGATAGACTTGaatcaaaagaaaagaacaagaaattagAACATCAATCTTACCGCTGGTGTATGCACAGGTCAATCCAATCGCAAATGCAAGAGTGATTGTGAAAATCCCAAGAAGAAAGTAGTTAACCGGATGCCTCTGGTGATAGTAGTACAACGGGCATAGAACTGCAAAAACAAGAATACCAACACGCAAAAATTCCAAAGAATCAATCCCACCGCAATAAAATTAgcgaaaagacaaaaaaaaaaaaaaaaaaggaacagaaagaaattcaaaaaacaattttacatACTGATGAAGGGGGTGATAATCAAGACGATGTAGAGAGCTAAGCCAGTAGTAGTGGTAGAAAAGAAGTGCGCAATCGGACGAACGGAGACGACGGTGGTGGCGACGGCTATGGTGGCGAGCAATTGTAGCGATAAGATGGAATATATTTTCCGAATGAAAGCCCAACGGAGTTCCGGACTCTCGAGCATCATCGGGTACAGCGGCCTGGCGCCGCTCTCCACGTCAGACTTGCCGTACTGCCGCGACCACATGTTTGGCTTGGAGGAAAATCAAAACAAGAATATGAACCACCGTAATTTATCAGTTTttttcagagagagagagagagagattcttaAGAGGTAAAGTGAGGGAAACGGACGAGAATATTAGGGGTGTGTAAAAGGCGGTTTGAGGGAGTTGGGGAAGAAGGAATGAGGGAGTGGTGTATAAAGAGCTGTTATTGGAGAAATGAGATACTTCGCGATTAATCGCGTATACTTTTTGGACAGAGGCGGTTGAGAGTAAAGTGGACACGTGGAACGTGAGGAAAGTTTCTGGACTTGTCCCTTGGCGTTGCCTTTGTTACGAAGTTAAGTAACGGTGGATGGATGATTACCATATGGGCATATCCTAAACGAAAATGCTATTTCAAAAAAGCATATAACTTTTCCAGGCTGGTTATTGCCcaccttttttctattttctacaCAGATTTCCCATACTGAAATAAGATTaacttattcaccaaaaataaataaataggactAATTTACTCGCATCATCAatgttttaaattgatatatgagcattgagtttttttttttttttttttttacattttaaattatataaattataaaataatttttgtatttcaaaattaaaattaaactaatcTTAAGTTGGAAGTgaagattaaaaatatattttatacatcaaccttttttttttttgatttcacATCAACCTTTCTGTTTGTCCTTATAATTAAGGAAACAAATCAAGAGATATACACATGATCAAGAAAACAAATCAAATGATCAATTTTTGAGGTATGAATCGAACAATTATACAATAAATTCTTTGAATATAGAGACGAGAATCAAACAATAGAGACAAGAATCGAACAATTAAATCACTATGATATAGACTTTTTGACCTTTCTTTTGCATCTTCTACAGTTGCTACTATAACTATATTTTGCCTCTTGTAAGCTCTATAAAATAGAACCTGTTtataaaattagcaatcaagAATCTAAACCAGTGGTGgccaaaataa
This genomic interval carries:
- the LOC107426388 gene encoding protein LIFEGUARD 2, with amino-acid sequence MWSRQYGKSDVESGARPLYPMMLESPELRWAFIRKIYSILSLQLLATIAVATTVVSVRPIAHFFSTTTTGLALYIVLIITPFIILCPLYYYHQRHPVNYFLLGIFTITLAFAIGLTCAYTSGKVILEAVILTAVVVVSLTLYTFWAAKRGHDFNFLGPFLFGAVLVLIVFSMIQILFPLGRTSLMVYGCLASIIFCGYIIYDTDNLIKRYSYDEYIWASISLYLDVVNLFLALLTVFRAADS